Proteins from one Halovivax limisalsi genomic window:
- a CDS encoding CBS domain-containing protein, producing MNIADIATPEYLEVDVGTRMGKIRSSFENGNPKGIIVTDDGEYEGVISEREVLQSHVEDDAKVSSLLKPSRSAPAPTVERDEDVRETARILIESNAKIAPVFENGDLWGAITDDAILEAVLDNLDAITVADVYTEDAITVTEDDGIGKAINQLREHGISRLPVLDESGLLTGMVTTHDIADFVIRKNQRMTQGDRVGDNERMLDVPIYDIMNSPVETTTPATTVREAVESMLEYDYAGLVVTPSDDDRQISGVITKTDVLRALTYTEEDQMDVQITNISQLGAMSRADVVESIEQVADKYAKMQVHHAHVRFHEHKEKLRGQPLIRCQIRLRTNKSQVAGSGEGYGAENAFRVALDKLERNVLELKGIQSDEEYRGQLLRKLNEL from the coding sequence ATGAATATTGCTGACATCGCGACTCCGGAGTACCTGGAGGTCGACGTCGGGACGCGCATGGGGAAGATTCGGTCGTCGTTCGAGAACGGCAACCCCAAGGGGATCATCGTCACCGACGACGGCGAGTACGAGGGCGTCATCAGCGAGCGGGAGGTGCTCCAGAGTCACGTCGAAGACGACGCGAAGGTCTCGTCGCTGCTCAAGCCGAGCCGGTCGGCGCCGGCACCGACCGTCGAGCGCGACGAAGACGTACGCGAGACGGCGCGGATCCTCATCGAGAGCAACGCGAAGATCGCGCCCGTCTTCGAGAACGGCGACCTCTGGGGGGCGATCACCGACGACGCGATCCTCGAAGCGGTACTGGACAACCTGGACGCGATCACCGTCGCCGACGTCTACACCGAGGACGCGATCACCGTCACCGAGGACGACGGGATCGGCAAGGCGATCAATCAACTGCGAGAACACGGCATCTCCCGGCTCCCCGTTCTGGACGAGAGCGGCCTCCTGACGGGCATGGTGACCACCCACGACATCGCCGACTTCGTCATCAGGAAGAACCAGCGGATGACCCAGGGCGACCGCGTCGGCGACAACGAGCGCATGCTCGACGTCCCGATCTACGACATCATGAACAGCCCGGTCGAGACGACGACGCCGGCGACGACCGTCCGCGAGGCGGTCGAGTCGATGCTCGAGTACGACTACGCCGGCCTCGTCGTCACGCCGAGCGACGACGACCGCCAGATCAGCGGCGTGATCACGAAGACGGACGTCCTGCGGGCGTTGACCTACACCGAGGAGGACCAGATGGACGTCCAGATCACGAACATCTCCCAGCTGGGGGCGATGAGCCGGGCGGACGTCGTCGAGAGCATCGAACAGGTGGCGGACAAGTATGCGAAGATGCAGGTCCACCACGCCCACGTCCGGTTTCACGAGCACAAGGAGAAGCTCCGCGGCCAGCCGCTCATCCGGTGTCAGATCCGCCTGCGCACCAACAAGAGCCAGGTCGCCGGCTCCGGCGAGGGGTACGGCGCCGAGAACGCCTTCCGCGTCGCCCTCGACAAACTCGAGCGCAACGTCCTCGAACTGAAGGGCATCCAGAGCGACGAGGAGTACCGCGGCCAGCTCCTCCGGAAGCTGAACGAACTATGA
- the radB gene encoding DNA repair and recombination protein RadB yields MNEAAISTGCEPIDELLGGGFERGTVTQLYGPPAAGKTNLALAGAVEAAADGGTVVYIDTEGLSVDRFDQLLSARVDGDADDVANVESIASRIVIEEALDFSEQAEAVRDAEEFADRADLIVLDSATGFYRLERGGDEHAGDALRQVTSQITHLLSLARKHEIAVVITNQVFADPDANRTRALGGNTLDHWTGTIVRIDRFRGGNRRATLEKHRAKPEGDSVQFRITSAGLRGGDSAPHP; encoded by the coding sequence GTGAACGAAGCGGCGATTTCGACCGGGTGCGAGCCGATCGACGAGCTCCTCGGCGGCGGGTTCGAGCGCGGTACGGTGACGCAGCTGTACGGCCCGCCGGCCGCGGGCAAGACGAACCTCGCGCTCGCCGGCGCCGTCGAGGCCGCGGCCGACGGCGGGACGGTCGTCTACATCGACACGGAGGGGCTGTCGGTCGACCGGTTCGACCAGCTCCTCTCGGCGCGCGTCGACGGCGACGCCGACGACGTGGCCAACGTCGAGTCGATCGCCTCCCGGATCGTCATCGAGGAGGCGCTCGACTTCTCGGAGCAAGCGGAAGCCGTCCGCGACGCCGAGGAGTTCGCCGACCGGGCGGACCTGATCGTCCTCGACAGCGCGACGGGGTTCTATCGCTTGGAGCGCGGCGGTGACGAACACGCGGGAGACGCGTTGCGCCAGGTGACCAGTCAGATCACCCACCTCCTCTCGCTCGCACGAAAACACGAGATCGCCGTCGTCATCACCAACCAGGTCTTCGCCGATCCGGACGCCAACCGGACCCGGGCGCTCGGCGGCAACACGCTCGATCACTGGACGGGCACCATCGTGCGAATCGATCGCTTTCGCGGCGGCAATCGCCGCGCCACGCTCGAAAAGCACCGGGCCAAACCCGAAGGCGACTCGGTCCAGTTCCGGATCACGTCGGCGGGCCTTCGCGGCGGCGACTCCGCCCCGCACCCGTAA
- a CDS encoding lycopene cyclase domain-containing protein, with product MGTDAELPGAVPDIGRFGRYTYLVTELFWGAIAFSLLRRAGALRRAAITIVALYPIAYLWDRYTLAVGVFSIELRTGIDVAGIPLEEHLFMAVVPGLVLGIYETVFGPPARRDSRRLPDR from the coding sequence ATGGGAACCGACGCGGAACTCCCGGGCGCGGTGCCCGACATCGGCCGTTTCGGTCGGTACACGTACCTCGTGACGGAACTGTTCTGGGGCGCGATCGCGTTCTCGTTGCTTCGACGGGCCGGGGCCCTCCGTCGCGCGGCGATCACGATCGTCGCGCTCTACCCGATCGCCTACCTCTGGGATCGCTACACGCTCGCCGTCGGCGTTTTCAGCATCGAGCTCAGGACGGGGATCGACGTCGCGGGCATTCCGCTCGAAGAGCACCTCTTCATGGCGGTCGTTCCCGGGCTCGTCCTGGGGATCTACGAGACGGTGTTCGGCCCGCCGGCGCGTCGGGACAGCCGGCGCCTACCCGATCGGTAA
- a CDS encoding YihY/virulence factor BrkB family protein: protein MVVQTGLAVYRIASDREITLLAAAFAYYAFVSIIPLVLLALVVGSIVGGEELAARLVQQAGDAMPEAGELLLTDALAAEAGRAQATVVAVLVGAWGGLKVFRGLSIAFDRIYGSDVEKSFARHLVDGLATLVTVAGGLALMVAIGYFIGVTAASVPFGRVVGWIGLLAGLVLVFLPIYYVMPPVDISVRSAVPGAVFAAVGWTLLQFGFQLYAANAAQYEAYGAVGGVLLLVTWLYLAGIVILFGAVINVVVTDELRTTDGGAVVAAGGD from the coding sequence ATGGTCGTACAGACGGGGCTGGCCGTCTACCGGATCGCGTCCGACCGCGAGATCACGCTCCTCGCGGCGGCGTTCGCCTACTACGCGTTCGTCTCGATAATCCCGCTCGTGCTGCTGGCGCTGGTCGTCGGATCGATCGTCGGCGGCGAGGAGCTCGCCGCCAGGCTCGTCCAGCAGGCCGGCGATGCGATGCCCGAAGCGGGTGAACTCCTCCTCACGGACGCGCTGGCGGCCGAAGCGGGCCGCGCGCAGGCGACCGTCGTCGCCGTGCTGGTCGGCGCGTGGGGCGGGCTGAAAGTGTTTCGCGGCCTCTCGATCGCCTTCGATCGGATCTACGGTTCGGACGTCGAGAAGTCGTTCGCCCGCCACCTCGTCGATGGGCTTGCTACCCTGGTCACCGTCGCCGGCGGCCTGGCGCTGATGGTCGCGATCGGCTACTTCATCGGCGTCACCGCCGCCTCCGTGCCGTTCGGCCGGGTCGTCGGGTGGATCGGCCTCCTCGCCGGGCTCGTGCTGGTTTTCCTTCCGATCTACTACGTCATGCCGCCCGTCGACATTTCGGTTCGATCGGCCGTTCCTGGCGCCGTCTTCGCGGCGGTCGGCTGGACGCTCCTCCAGTTCGGCTTCCAGCTCTACGCCGCCAACGCCGCCCAGTACGAGGCCTACGGCGCCGTCGGCGGCGTGCTGTTGCTCGTGACCTGGCTCTACCTCGCGGGCATCGTCATCCTGTTCGGTGCGGTGATCAACGTGGTCGTCACCGACGAGTTGCGCACCACCGACGGCGGCGCCGTCGTGGCGGCCGGCGGCGACTGA
- a CDS encoding FAD-dependent oxidoreductase, producing the protein MSEQPRVEIYTKEACPYCEKAKALFDEKGVEYETYNVTGDDALFEEMVERAEGRRTAPEVFIDDELIGGWDETSALNETGALDEKLGLVTDGGTDEVVEHRRLIIAGTGIAGLTAAIYAARSNNEPLVIEGDEPGGQLTLTTDVANYPGFPDGIDGTELVNNMKEQARQFGAETRNGVVDSVDASDRPFRVELTNGDVYTADAIIAASGASARTLGIPGEDELMGYGLSTCATCDGAFFRGEDMLVVGGGDAAMEEATFLTKFADTVYLVHRREGFRAEDYWIDRVREQVENDDIEIMKNTELVEIRGSQEDGVDHVTLVEHPEGHPTDKLEDPATEEFDFDVGAVFFAIGHTPNTDYLEGTGVETDDEGYLKTAGGEGGGQTETAVPGIFGAGDVVDYHYQQAVTAAGMGSKAAIDADEYLEELDREAASEVEAAAADD; encoded by the coding sequence ATGAGCGAGCAGCCCCGGGTAGAGATTTACACCAAGGAGGCCTGTCCGTATTGCGAGAAGGCGAAAGCCCTTTTCGACGAGAAGGGAGTCGAGTACGAGACGTACAACGTGACGGGCGACGACGCCCTGTTCGAGGAGATGGTCGAACGCGCCGAGGGCCGACGGACGGCCCCCGAAGTGTTCATCGACGACGAACTGATCGGCGGCTGGGACGAGACGAGCGCGCTGAACGAGACCGGTGCCCTCGACGAGAAACTCGGTCTCGTGACCGACGGCGGCACCGACGAGGTCGTCGAGCACCGACGGCTCATCATCGCGGGCACCGGCATCGCGGGGCTCACCGCGGCGATCTACGCCGCGCGCTCGAACAACGAGCCGCTGGTCATCGAGGGCGACGAGCCCGGCGGCCAGCTCACTTTGACGACCGACGTCGCGAACTATCCGGGCTTCCCCGACGGGATCGACGGGACGGAACTGGTGAACAATATGAAGGAACAGGCCCGCCAGTTCGGCGCCGAAACGCGAAACGGCGTCGTCGACTCCGTCGACGCGAGCGATCGGCCCTTCCGCGTGGAACTGACGAACGGCGACGTCTACACCGCCGACGCGATCATCGCCGCCTCCGGCGCGAGCGCACGCACGCTGGGCATCCCCGGCGAGGACGAACTCATGGGCTACGGGCTCTCGACGTGTGCGACCTGCGACGGCGCCTTCTTCCGCGGCGAGGACATGCTCGTCGTCGGCGGCGGCGACGCCGCGATGGAGGAGGCCACCTTCCTGACGAAGTTCGCGGACACGGTCTATCTGGTCCACCGCCGCGAGGGCTTTCGCGCGGAGGACTACTGGATCGACCGCGTCCGGGAGCAAGTCGAGAACGACGACATCGAGATCATGAAAAACACGGAACTGGTCGAGATCCGGGGCTCCCAGGAGGACGGCGTCGATCACGTCACGCTGGTCGAACACCCGGAGGGCCACCCGACGGACAAACTCGAGGACCCTGCGACCGAGGAGTTCGACTTCGACGTCGGCGCGGTCTTCTTCGCCATCGGTCACACGCCCAACACCGACTACCTGGAGGGCACGGGCGTCGAAACCGACGACGAGGGGTATCTGAAGACGGCGGGCGGCGAGGGTGGCGGCCAGACCGAGACCGCCGTCCCCGGCATCTTCGGCGCCGGCGACGTCGTCGACTACCACTACCAGCAGGCCGTCACGGCCGCGGGCATGGGTTCGAAGGCCGCAATCGACGCCGACGAGTACCTGGAAGAACTGGACCGGGAAGCCGCGAGCGAGGTCGAAGCGGCCGCCGCCGACGACTGA
- a CDS encoding CAP domain-containing protein: MVSSSATPTRDRPPNRDRGVLGVLRALLTLAIVALLAASIVVLAPGVVEEVLDVRTPIETEAPPPAGERTPAVRHAQDPANSTYDADTRIRSDHVEDFIHHEVNEIRSERGLEPLDWDARIASVARAHSADMAAREYFAHENPDGQSPLDRFQTTGDYCRRYGENIAQSWVDRPVRLDDGDVETYETAEAAAQGLVEQWMNSPPHREAILSSNWDRAGVGVYLTGSGKIYATQNFCTEW, translated from the coding sequence ATGGTCTCGTCGAGCGCGACCCCGACGCGCGATCGACCGCCGAACCGAGATCGAGGCGTTCTCGGCGTCCTTCGAGCGCTGTTGACGCTCGCGATCGTCGCACTGCTCGCGGCGAGCATCGTGGTGCTGGCCCCCGGCGTCGTCGAGGAGGTCCTCGACGTGCGGACGCCGATCGAGACGGAGGCGCCGCCACCGGCCGGCGAACGAACCCCGGCGGTCAGACACGCGCAGGACCCGGCGAACTCGACGTACGACGCGGACACCCGGATTCGAAGCGACCACGTCGAGGACTTCATCCACCACGAGGTCAACGAGATCCGATCCGAGCGCGGACTCGAACCCCTCGACTGGGACGCCCGGATCGCGTCCGTCGCCAGGGCCCACAGCGCCGACATGGCGGCGCGCGAGTACTTCGCCCACGAGAACCCGGACGGGCAGAGTCCGCTGGATCGCTTTCAGACGACCGGCGACTACTGCCGACGGTACGGCGAGAACATCGCCCAGAGCTGGGTCGATCGACCCGTCCGACTCGACGACGGCGACGTCGAAACCTACGAAACCGCCGAGGCGGCGGCGCAGGGCCTCGTCGAGCAGTGGATGAACTCGCCGCCCCACCGCGAGGCGATCCTCTCCTCGAACTGGGACCGGGCCGGCGTCGGCGTCTACCTCACCGGCTCGGGGAAGATCTACGCGACGCAGAACTTCTGCACCGAGTGGTGA
- a CDS encoding Na+/H+ antiporter NhaC family protein: MSDFGALSLLPPLLAIGLAIVTRKAVLSLFLGIWSGAILYAAGPDPLGDPIGWLDGVVSDGFGIFTTFDWIVAGIIADDGFYAQILVFTLLLGAGVSMIWNLGGSYAVRDWALQRLHTQRSTTFVAWLLGLAMFFDDYANTAIVGSSIKDVSDEMHVSREKLSYIVDSTAAPVATLVISSWIAFQLTEIRDAYDELGLAEHPDAIEVFIESIPYNMYAILAIVMVLIIVLTGRDYGEMLTAEHRSWSTGKVTRDDAQPMQDVQSDLGEPHAENPRLASFFTPVVVLLIVTLGTALWTGLPADPLSVFLEAPGETLYNAVINANYASALVYGSFAMVASGFVLGKVYGVMDAGESTDATIDGFGLMLTAVSILVLAWGIGTAVGALETGVYVANAIGETLPPSLLPVVVLGTAAFIAFSTGTAWGTMGILTPIAIPVAWSMTGDHTMIAAVVGMIFSGSIFGDHSSPISDTTVLSATFTGADLVDHVRTQLPYAITVGLVSALLITVWGITRVTPFVLLPIGVLLLVVLVYGLSEFDARRKGVDPVAANGTPVGGDRVGPTAEGGPTTDGGAGTGDEAAE, encoded by the coding sequence ATGTCAGACTTTGGCGCACTATCGTTGCTCCCACCGTTGCTGGCGATCGGCCTGGCGATCGTCACGCGAAAAGCGGTGCTGTCGCTGTTTCTTGGCATCTGGTCGGGCGCGATCCTGTACGCCGCCGGACCGGATCCGCTGGGCGACCCGATCGGGTGGCTCGACGGCGTCGTCTCCGACGGTTTCGGAATCTTCACGACGTTCGACTGGATCGTCGCGGGGATCATCGCCGACGATGGGTTCTACGCGCAAATTCTGGTATTCACGTTGCTGCTCGGCGCTGGGGTGTCTATGATATGGAACCTGGGCGGTTCCTACGCGGTTCGCGACTGGGCGTTGCAACGGTTGCACACGCAACGAAGTACGACGTTCGTTGCCTGGTTGCTCGGCCTCGCGATGTTCTTCGACGATTACGCCAACACGGCCATCGTCGGCTCGTCGATCAAGGACGTTTCCGACGAGATGCACGTCTCTCGAGAGAAACTGTCCTACATCGTCGACTCGACGGCCGCGCCCGTCGCCACCCTCGTTATTTCCTCCTGGATCGCGTTCCAGTTAACCGAAATTCGAGACGCGTACGACGAACTCGGACTGGCTGAGCATCCCGACGCGATCGAGGTGTTCATCGAATCGATCCCGTACAACATGTACGCCATTCTGGCGATCGTCATGGTACTTATCATCGTCCTCACCGGTCGTGATTACGGTGAGATGCTCACCGCGGAGCACCGGTCGTGGTCGACCGGAAAGGTGACGCGCGACGATGCGCAGCCGATGCAAGACGTTCAGAGCGACCTCGGCGAACCGCACGCGGAGAACCCACGCCTCGCGAGTTTCTTCACACCCGTCGTCGTTCTGCTGATCGTGACGCTCGGAACGGCGCTCTGGACGGGGCTGCCTGCAGATCCGTTGTCAGTATTCCTCGAAGCGCCGGGTGAAACGCTGTACAACGCGGTCATCAACGCGAATTACGCCTCGGCGCTGGTCTACGGTTCGTTCGCCATGGTCGCCTCCGGCTTCGTCCTCGGGAAGGTCTACGGCGTCATGGACGCCGGCGAGTCCACCGATGCGACAATCGACGGTTTCGGCCTGATGCTGACGGCGGTCTCGATCCTCGTCCTCGCCTGGGGGATCGGCACGGCCGTCGGCGCGCTCGAGACGGGCGTCTACGTCGCAAACGCGATCGGTGAGACCTTACCCCCGTCACTGCTGCCGGTCGTCGTCCTCGGAACCGCGGCGTTCATCGCCTTCTCGACCGGCACCGCCTGGGGGACGATGGGCATCCTCACGCCGATCGCGATCCCCGTCGCGTGGTCGATGACCGGCGACCACACGATGATCGCCGCCGTCGTCGGAATGATCTTCTCCGGCTCGATCTTCGGCGACCACAGTTCGCCGATCTCCGACACGACGGTCCTCTCGGCGACCTTTACCGGCGCAGATCTCGTCGATCACGTTCGCACGCAACTGCCCTACGCGATCACCGTCGGGCTGGTCTCGGCGTTGCTGATCACCGTCTGGGGCATCACGCGCGTCACGCCGTTCGTCCTGCTCCCGATCGGCGTCCTCCTCCTCGTCGTGTTGGTCTACGGCCTCTCGGAATTCGACGCGCGACGGAAGGGCGTCGATCCCGTCGCGGCCAACGGCACCCCTGTCGGCGGGGATCGCGTCGGACCGACGGCGGAGGGCGGGCCGACGACGGACGGCGGTGCAGGCACCGGCGACGAAGCGGCCGAGTAG
- a CDS encoding OBG GTPase family GTP-binding protein has product MGLEEEIREIEEEIAETPYNKSTEAHIGRLKSKLAEKKEKLEKQQSGSGGGPGYSVEKHGDATVALVGFPSVGKSSLLNSLTNAESETGSYEFTTLDVNPGMLNHRGANIQLLDVPGLIEGAATGKGDGKQVLAVVRNADLIVFMLSVFEIEQYDRLREELYDINIRVDEEPPRVTVRPKIKDGIKITSSAEQDLDEETIKDVLRDQGYVNAVVNLQENVTIDRLVDGLMDNREYIPSITCVNKVDLIEPNYKETVDEQLRERGLDPDEVTFISAEQEKGLDALKDRIWENLGLIRVYMDKPGRGVDREEPLVVERGTTIGEAIEKLGGEMEARFRFARVSGPSATHDEQQVGTDHVLEDEDVLKLILRR; this is encoded by the coding sequence ATGGGGCTCGAGGAGGAGATCCGCGAGATCGAAGAGGAGATCGCCGAGACGCCCTACAACAAGTCGACGGAGGCCCACATCGGACGGCTGAAGTCGAAACTCGCGGAGAAAAAGGAGAAACTCGAGAAACAGCAATCCGGCTCCGGCGGCGGTCCCGGCTACTCCGTCGAGAAACACGGCGACGCGACCGTCGCGCTGGTCGGCTTCCCGAGCGTCGGCAAGTCCTCGCTGTTGAACTCCCTGACCAACGCTGAGAGCGAGACGGGCTCCTACGAGTTCACCACTCTCGACGTCAACCCGGGCATGCTGAACCACCGCGGGGCGAACATCCAGCTGCTCGACGTCCCGGGGCTCATCGAGGGTGCGGCGACGGGGAAGGGCGACGGCAAGCAGGTCCTCGCCGTCGTCCGCAACGCGGATCTGATCGTCTTCATGCTCTCGGTGTTCGAGATCGAGCAGTACGACCGCCTCCGGGAGGAGCTGTACGACATCAACATCCGCGTCGACGAGGAGCCCCCGCGGGTGACGGTGCGCCCGAAGATCAAAGACGGCATCAAGATCACCTCGAGCGCGGAGCAGGACCTCGACGAGGAGACGATCAAGGACGTTCTCCGCGATCAGGGCTACGTCAACGCCGTCGTCAACCTCCAGGAGAACGTCACCATCGATCGGCTGGTCGACGGCCTCATGGACAATCGCGAGTACATCCCCTCGATCACCTGCGTCAACAAGGTCGACCTCATCGAACCCAACTACAAGGAGACCGTCGACGAGCAACTCCGCGAACGCGGCCTCGATCCCGACGAGGTGACGTTCATCAGCGCCGAGCAGGAGAAGGGTCTCGACGCGCTCAAAGACCGCATCTGGGAGAACCTCGGGCTCATCCGCGTCTACATGGACAAACCCGGTCGCGGCGTCGACCGGGAGGAACCCCTCGTCGTCGAACGGGGCACCACGATCGGCGAGGCAATCGAGAAACTCGGCGGCGAAATGGAAGCGCGGTTTCGCTTTGCACGCGTCTCCGGGCCGAGCGCAACCCACGACGAACAGCAGGTCGGCACCGACCACGTCCTCGAGGACGAGGACGTCCTGAAGCTGATTCTTCGACGGTGA
- a CDS encoding DUF2092 domain-containing protein: MQTLRSTVATLAVVTVLLTAGCLGPLGLDDTESADEPASDELSADELLERSQSAHTELDSVQATMTMEMDTETMNQTVTYDLWLGPDESIRMEFVKGDGAATQPTVMVVNGSTTWIYDEGQNRAMKMDLGLDPEEMAAMAENLSGSVDDMDAERVGTDTIAGRETTILDVSGDDSAPFAPENMTLWIDEETYYPLKQVVTMSEPAETSMTMTMESFEPDASVSSDLFSFEPPADAEVVDFGEGSMTTHENVSAADAAAPFDVPKPSVPEGYAFQSATTMEGLNGVTASLQYAAEGEDRLTVSVAESPTGAASGVGGESITIGDVEATLTSTEVMNISSTSIRWTSDGLTYSVSGTADEETLRSVAESIVE, encoded by the coding sequence ATGCAGACACTCCGTTCGACCGTCGCGACGCTCGCAGTGGTCACCGTGCTCCTGACTGCCGGCTGTCTCGGTCCCCTCGGACTCGACGATACCGAGTCCGCGGACGAGCCGGCGTCGGACGAACTCTCGGCCGACGAACTGCTGGAACGATCCCAGTCCGCTCACACCGAGCTCGATTCGGTCCAGGCGACGATGACGATGGAGATGGATACCGAGACGATGAATCAGACGGTAACCTACGACCTCTGGCTGGGGCCCGACGAGTCAATCCGCATGGAGTTCGTCAAGGGCGACGGCGCCGCCACCCAGCCGACGGTGATGGTGGTGAACGGATCGACGACCTGGATCTACGACGAGGGTCAGAACCGCGCCATGAAGATGGACCTCGGGCTCGATCCCGAAGAGATGGCTGCGATGGCAGAGAACCTCTCCGGGAGCGTCGACGACATGGACGCCGAACGCGTCGGAACGGACACGATCGCGGGCCGCGAGACGACGATTCTCGACGTGTCGGGTGACGACTCGGCGCCGTTCGCACCGGAGAACATGACCCTGTGGATCGACGAAGAGACCTACTATCCGCTCAAGCAGGTGGTTACGATGAGCGAACCGGCGGAGACCTCGATGACGATGACGATGGAGTCCTTCGAGCCGGACGCGTCGGTCTCGTCGGACCTGTTCTCGTTCGAGCCGCCGGCGGACGCCGAGGTCGTCGACTTCGGTGAAGGGTCCATGACGACGCACGAAAACGTCTCTGCCGCCGACGCGGCCGCTCCGTTCGACGTGCCGAAACCGTCCGTTCCGGAGGGGTACGCGTTCCAGTCGGCGACGACGATGGAGGGTCTCAACGGCGTTACGGCCTCCCTCCAGTACGCGGCCGAGGGTGAGGACCGCCTGACGGTCTCCGTCGCCGAATCCCCGACCGGCGCCGCGTCCGGAGTCGGTGGCGAGTCGATCACGATCGGTGACGTGGAGGCGACGCTGACCAGTACCGAGGTGATGAACATTTCGTCGACGTCAATCCGGTGGACGTCCGACGGCCTCACCTACAGCGTTTCCGGCACTGCCGACGAGGAGACGTTGCGCTCGGTCGCCGAATCGATCGTCGAGTAA
- a CDS encoding VOC family protein: MDGIVDHTMIRVSDLEESLEWYRTHLDYEEKDRHEGEDFTLVYLGPENMHDDGAMLELTHNHGTDDVEIGDAWGHIAVRVPEGELEDYYDQLMDEGVEDYRDPDSCGGHYAFVTDPDGHEIEIVQRNPDQGALWSIDHAMIRVEDADDALGFWTRKFEYDEVGRWEADSFANYFVEPRDAADEAMAVELTYNYDGRSYTQGDGWGHLCVRVDDLHDDWETLQTREADDYRDPADCDDLYAFTRDQDGHEIELLERDPTADSLFPF, from the coding sequence ATGGACGGCATCGTCGATCACACCATGATCCGCGTCTCGGACCTCGAGGAATCGCTGGAGTGGTACCGGACCCACCTCGACTACGAGGAGAAGGATCGCCACGAGGGCGAGGATTTCACCCTCGTCTACCTCGGGCCCGAGAATATGCACGACGACGGCGCGATGCTCGAACTCACGCACAACCACGGCACCGACGACGTCGAGATCGGCGACGCGTGGGGCCATATCGCCGTCCGCGTCCCGGAGGGCGAACTCGAGGACTACTACGACCAGCTCATGGACGAGGGCGTCGAAGACTACCGCGACCCCGACTCCTGCGGCGGCCACTACGCCTTCGTCACAGACCCCGACGGCCACGAGATCGAGATCGTCCAGCGCAACCCCGATCAGGGCGCGCTGTGGTCGATCGACCACGCGATGATCCGCGTCGAGGACGCCGACGACGCGCTCGGCTTCTGGACCCGGAAGTTCGAGTACGACGAAGTCGGGCGCTGGGAGGCCGACTCCTTCGCGAACTACTTCGTCGAACCCCGCGACGCCGCCGACGAGGCCATGGCTGTCGAGCTGACCTACAACTACGACGGGCGATCCTACACCCAGGGCGACGGCTGGGGCCACCTCTGCGTCCGCGTCGACGACCTCCACGACGACTGGGAGACGCTCCAGACGCGCGAGGCCGACGACTACCGCGACCCGGCCGACTGCGACGACCTGTACGCGTTCACGCGCGATCAGGACGGCCACGAGATCGAACTGCTCGAACGCGATCCGACGGCCGACTCGCTGTTCCCGTTCTGA